The genome window TTCAAATCGAATAACTTTTGTTTCCGTTGGAAGGTCACATTTCACATCTATGCGATTTGCGGACCGCGCCTTTCTCTGTGACTTCCTAACATTGTGACCTTGAGCTACACGGTTCAAGTCCAATGCAACAAAGCCCTTATCCTCCTATAATGTTTCACTCTCGTGTCCTTCCCTATAGATTAATGGCTTCGTCGACCTTCCTTGTCAGTGCCAGAGGTTACTAATCCACCATCAATGACTTGCGGGCTACGTCTTACTTTGAGCTATGAGGTCCAAGCCTAGTGCAGTAGCGCTTGTATCCTCGTCTATCGATCCTTGTCTCTGTCGATGATCGAGACCATACAGGTCGTtgggcttttctttttcattgcaAACACCTCGGTCATCCGCAATAGATACGTGGTCCGAGCTCATCTCCTATGTCGGCACCACTACTCTTTGTGACATCCTTAGCGTCAACGTCCTCAGCGTCAACGTCCTCCCGCCTTCTGCTACTACAAAGCAGGCAACAATGTCGACCAGTCAAACTGCCAGCCCATCTTTGTCCTCTGGGAGGAAGAGAATATGCTAcattgctttttcttctttgaGCAAATGCTTTTTTTCCCACAATCTAAATATATCAATCATCCTCTTGTATCGGGTCCTATGtccttttgtttatttttacaccttttgtaataagctattttttctatttcttttcttttttctcattaCATTTTACATCAAAAGATTATTTGAATTGGAACTTTGAACTCTTAAATCCATGCAGGGTGCAATGAACTTATACATtgattaaataatatttttactaGTGTGTGACTTATTATTAATAATGATAGATGTAGGTAATATAGAAGCAGTTATAGGGATATtttgtgtttatttttttataatgacaTTGATGGGTAATTCTTTAATATGTATAAGGtcattttgctttcttttttctctaaGATGGTAATTTTTAGTCCttgagaggaaggaggaggcttCTTTTATTGGTCATTTACTAATATAATATACTACTATAGAAAGGGTCATCTCTGCTCCCTTGTCATTATCGGTTCAAAaataaccagcagtgataatatatcattaCCATTTCATAAGCTAAAGGTGCACATAAAAAGCTGAGCCATAAaaaacgggcagtgatagtagTTATCATTGTTAATTCTTGTTACGCATCGACAATGATAGTTAATCATTACTGTTGTTTCTCAAAAAGTGTGACTttaataaccgacagtgataatatatcattaCCAGTTCGTAAGCTAAACGTACACATAAAAAGCTGAGCCATCAAAAACCGGCGGTGATAGTAGTTATCATTGTCAATTCTTGTTACGCATCGACAATGATAGTTAAATTATCACTGTTGTTTCTTAAAAAGCGTGACTttaataaccgacagtgataatatttatctttaTCGGTTCGTATTtcaaactagcagtgataatatttatcactgtcAATTCATAATTCAAACTGGCGGAACAATAATTGACGAACATGAACCGGTGGTGATAATtattatcactatcaatttATATTccaaaccaacagtgataattctTTTATAAATAGAATATGTCTCCCTCAAACGTTTGATCTCATTTCGCTCTCCCGAAGCCGCTCTAGAGGGGTAGTGGTGGTCGAAGTGGAGGGGCAATTACCGTCTCCACTACGACCGCCTCTACCCCTTGTGCCCAACTTCAATGTGTCATCCTAGCCGTAACCACCTTGCTGTCTGCCAAACTCCGAGCCGTAGTCACCTCACCGTCCACTGAGCTCTGAGACAATTCCACCTCACGTTCATCGAGCCTACTGTCTCCCAAGCCAATGCATGGTCGTGCGTCTTCCCCGTCTCATCTCCTCTTGCTGCGGTCTCTTCATCTCCTCTCACCATCCCAACTGAGGCCTTCTGGCGTCCTTCGAGTCATAGCCACCTCGTGTTTGCCGTGCTCGTCATCTGCCGAGCTCCGAGCCGTAGCCACCTCATGTTCACCGAGCTTGCCATCCGTTGAGCCTCCTCCTGAGCAATCGCGTGGCTGCGCGccttcctcatctcctctccccaTCTCCACTACATGCGCGAATGTTGTGTGAAAATGATTGTGGcaataggtagatctaaatGAATGGAAAAAGGTACATTCACTTCAAGTTAAGTTTTAGTGTTAAAGATTGTGTTTTACCATTAGTTTAGAtacttactattgtcactcgaATAGTATTGTTATTCGGCTAGCGCAAGATATATAATGGATAGCCCATGACTACTATAACAGGAGCTCTTTGATATGGAACGTTTAAAGAGCTCCTGGTACAACATATGTTTCTATTTATAGATTTatgtataaaatactctaccataaATATTACAGTATGAAGCTTCTATCTTAAGTTTGAGAGATAAATCCCTATACTGAAGAGGTCATACTAGAGTATTTTTGCATGTATGGACGGATTATCACTATTGATTTTAGGTATAAACCAAAAGTTATAGTTGGGTTATCGCTCTCGGTTCATGTTATGAACTGGTAGTGCTCTCGGTTCATGTTAttaatcggtagtgatagttggGTTATTACTGTCAGTTTAAAGTTTGGACCGGTAGCAATAATGTTAATTTTGATTCGGTAgtgatgactttttttttaacagtgaTAGATTCTTGGAAGCTTCTTGGGTGGAAAAAATGGTTATCTGGTCACGACGATAGTACGGCAATACAGTGTGACTTTGACTGTTCCTACATTGAAATCCTTCCGTTAAATATTTGGTCATCCGTCCCTGCCGACAAATTTGGGTCAGATGTTCGACTTCTCTGGTGCGTCCCCACCATTATATTAGTATCTATTTTGTTCGTTTGAAAAGGAATATTTTTTGAGATTTTGCGATTGATTCTTTTTCCCTTCTTGCGGACCTAAATTTTAAGAACTTCAAATATGTTCAAATACATGATGCTATGGTGTTTCCTCTTAATTGGTCCATAGCTAAtggtaattttacaaatatgtcCCAGCCATAATACTagtatttcttttgttgattTGAATAGAATatcattgagtttttttttgtttgatttttttcctcCTTGCAGACCTAAATTTTCAGAGCTTCAAATGTGCTCAAATACATGATGCTCTGATGTTTCCTCTTGGCCCATGGCGAATGGCAATTTCACAAATATGTCTAGGGTAGTATATTTCCATCAATGTCATTCTTTTAAGAAGAGGAAATAGCTCAACAGGCGTGCACCATTTGTGTttgtttaagaattttttttcctactCCATTTGTTCCTTTCCCAATTCATTATGTTCCCCTTCCGATACATGGATAGTTTTTCTCTCACAATGTCATTTCCATCTTATGATAAAATCAGTTTTGGTAGAGCTTACATGATAATTTTGTTGGTGATATACACTAGAGACAATCTAGGATTTACGGATAATGATTCGTGGGGTATTAGAACCCTAATGGGTTTCTATGTGACAACCCATTAGTGAGATATATATAAGTTGAGGCATGAGGGCTGTAGGCGAGACTAATTCCACCACCTCGAATCTCTAGCTGTCACATCCACTCGACGTCCCCACGGGTCCCAAGCCGAGCGTGTGGTGCTAGCACTCCGATGCATGATGTTTGACCCTTGCAcctgtggataccatagagatGTTGTTGCGGTGCTGAACGGCAACAAGGATGCGAGAAGTTCAATTCATGATGAGATTGACTACTTTCTCTACACCGATACACACATCAATTGACCGGCCTGTTTCAACGCTTTTCCACTGCACTGCACATTTAATGATAAAGATACATGATCTCCTACCGCATGATTTTCTGGACAAACATGTTAGAAATTTTGTATTTGCGCTAGCGTAGCGTACCATTCCACTACAAGTTTATGCGTTATTTGAAATGGTTAAggtatggttggttggtttGGCCAAGACGtgccttctcttttttttctgtttttttttttgtgagagtTTGCAGTCCTTTGACTAGAACAATACTTTTGTTTAAATCCTCCAAGATGAAGGTTAAGAAAAACTCAAGATAGAAAAGCCAAACGCTTTACAAGAGATAGATCTCAATTGTCTAATTAAAACTAGTGATGATGTTGTACAGATATACAAGTAATTAAATTCTCCAAATTACTAGACAAACTCTAAACAATATAAAGAAAACAAGTACTTTTAAACAGATTTAAAAGTTATGAATAGCGTAGTCCCATGAATCAATGGCTCTCGAATACTTATGAAAGCAGAGGTCAGCTGAAGAACACTTGAAATATTAATGGACCTGTATAGGGCCCCAAATTCAACGGATAAAACAAGCACCATTTCTCTTTCAGAAATGATGTCTACAAATTTGCAGACGAGTTATAGTTCAGACGAAACTCGTGAACTGAACCAATTGAGAATCAGAGCGAAGACATTACTTCCCAATAATACTCTGCGAATTGCAATCACATGAATGatagaaaataaatttatcttgaCAACATTAACCTTTATCGATAATCTGTGACCACACGTGTAGATGGTCTGCTAGTGAGaccaaaataaaaaaggtaAAACTGGGAAACAAGATTGTATTTCAGAAATAGAATTGGTTCTTGTAACTTCAGTATTTAGGAAGCAACCTCTCGAATCACAGCGATCAATCACAACCAAATTTCAACCAAGTTACATACAATTTTATCGAATAACTTTGCAATTAATTTTATCCAATCTGCCTTCTTCGGAAAGAACGGTAGAATTATATAGACACATCCTCTAGACTGAAATGATCATTGACGCCAACTTATACAACAGGGTAGCAGTTTCAGTTAAGTGGCAAAACCACAAAATGAAATTAAGAGTGTCTGAAGGACTTATGATATCAAAGCATCGAACATAGTAGTGCACATTAGACGGCCAATGGATTACATGGACATATATACTACAATTTCCACCGCCTACAATTTATAACACCTTGGGAATCTTACTAAACCATCAATAGATGCGATCCTACATTGACACTTAAGTGAGATACACATACTGGCAATAGATACcttcaaatgcacatattcttGGAAGAACGATTGCCCAACCTAGACTGCAATGTCATAATGAATATGTCGGAGCAAGACAGGGATGACGATGTCTGGAGAGCTAAGCTGGGGGAGATGGCCTTCAGAGGGCATCACCTCGACTATTGAGTCGCCACCAAGGTGCTTGTGCAGGTACTCAGAGACAACAACTGGCACTGCGAGATCCTTGGTGCTCTGAACAATGTGGCATGGAATACTAACGAGCGGGAGGAGGCTGCGCACATCGCTCTGGAAGATCGTCTGGGCAACACTAAGTGCAATGTCTGGACGTATATTGAAGAGTGTCCGGCTAAACTCCTGAACTGCCACTGATTCCATGTCTCCTCCAACACAGAGTGGTGCAAAACCTGAGCACCAGGCCTTGTAGTTTGATCGCATCGCCTCAAAGAGCTCATCAAGCTCGTCTTGCTCAAACCCTCCATAGTAGTCCACCTCATTGAGGTACCTATTTGGTCGAATACAGAACTGAATTGGTAAGAGTAAATACAAAATGCAGTTAATATGTAACAAAACTAGAAAAGAAATAGAATAATAGATACTTGAAGAACTCAACCACTGATTGGAGGAATAAAGTCCTGAGACATAAAACATGGATAGTATGTAGATATTCAGCATGACAAATATGGTCTTCAATTGCATTTGACATAGAAGATGAACTGCAGAATTCAAATGAGGTCCACCACACTAGCATCCATCTTCTCATCCAAGAGGATGCATCATTTAAAGAAGTGAAATCCACTTCTAAGTTTGACTTATCTAAGGAAGATTCACATGAAGTTGTGACTCGTGACAAAAAGGTGATtatcattatttatttatttttgcgaAGAGACATAAAGGTGATTAAATGCCACTCTAACCTAGCTTGTTCGACATAACACTGGCATCAAATAATCATATAAAGAGGGGTTACTCTAGTGCACTGTGATTTTAATTTACAAATCAAATGTCCATGCTTCACTATGATCTGAATTTTACTCCAAGACTTCAACATGATCAGCTCTGGGTAACTTTAGGAAATGACACCTAGGacatttgcaaaaatttgacaCGAGTCAAGTCAAATCAAGTCTCGCATCCAGTTTctgcaagaaagaaaaaaatgtaattTAGACCCTATGCTTGCACATTTATGTCACTCAGTCTCGATTTTGAAAACTAAACTGTTGGAACTACAAATGTATAAGTGATTCAAGGCAGATGTAACCCAATTTAGTAGGCAAAAGGGGGCATGGCACGTTGATTAGATGCAACATGACATTTCACTCAATTAGACAGTAAGCCCAGGTTCCTTAATCCAAATACAAGGCCTTGAAAACAATCATAGAGGTTTTATATCTATTGTTGACACAAAATCTGGAATATGAACCATGATACATGGATCAGCTAGAAACAACCACCTAAAAGTTTGTTAAGAGTGTAAATTTAGTGAGCTTTACTCGTCCCAAGTTGTTTATATCTCTTCTCTCAACAAATCACTGTCTCTATTTGAGAGAAAAACAATAAAAGATTAAAGGAAAAGATTAATAGTGGTTGTTCAGAAAAATGGGACATGAGACTAAGAGGGCATAACAAAAAGATCCAGTTATTGCTCTACACATGAGAAGAACTTCAAACATCAATAATACCAAGTGTACATATTGACTATCTTGTTCTTTCGTTACACGCACTTGCACATGACAGTCTGCAAGTTCAACTTAGATCACAGACCTAGCCCATATGATTTTCCCAATTCAACCACTATGTGAAGAAAACTCAGTAGCGTAAGAGGATTTAAGAGAACCTGATGACTTATTAAGCTGATTTTTTGCCCTGATAGCGCTACTCTATTGTTATATTGAGGAATCAAggaaacataaataataataataatgcaaACATACAGACAAAAttgatgactcaagtgatacTTCCAAGAACGTAACAAGTTCTGATTTCATAATTTGTTTGTAATATTACTGTTTAATATTAAGTTCCATCAAATCTTAAGCAGGACTAATTTTCGTCTTGAGACATAAAATATCTATGTTTtaagtatatatgtattttgtGCATTGTATCTCAAGAGTTACGAAATATTATCATAAAAGATTCCCTTTGATCCATCCTTTTGCTACCTTTCCAATTGCCCCCCCTTGCCATCAAGAAAGATTTTGTAAGAAAACCCCAAATTGCACTACATAAACAGTTGTCCCTCTTTTCTATTTATTCATcaaaggcataacttttgcatctGATTCATCAAATTCAATGCCAAACGGGATCATATACAACGACCATTAGGAAGCCCTTGTCTTCATTTTCGAATTATAGCATCTATAGCTTCTTTGAAATTCAAACACAAGCTCATATTTGGCCAGCACAATGTCCAGGTTTATTGCTTCAGCAACTATACAACGATGAGCATACAGCATTGAGATAAGTTTTGGGTTTATTCTCCTAATAGTTTGTGGCTAGTATTGCAGTTAGAATGGATAGCAGATACCATTTTATTTCCTGGTAGCTTATGGTCAACGTTGTTGTGCGGAGGCATCCACAAGATTAGGCAGTTTGAACACATTTTATAAGTTTTATTACAACTAACAATGCACTGAATCAGGATTCAGAAAGGGTTCACGACAGTAAAGTCTCTTCTTCATATTACTGTCCCGAGTACCTGTAGTAGTGCACATGCCATGCAACTACTGTATTCAGAAGCACGTTCAGCATTAGTGATTCATCAAAAACTAAGATAACCCGATCCAGTGTTCTGTGATCCAATAAACCCCGATAGCTCCCTTAAAGAGCACTACTCCATTAATCTATATACATTGTACACCAAGCTTCAGTCCTGCTCCAGCAGGTATCTTGATCTAGTATGTACACTAGAACCGACCGAATATCCAGCTACAATTGAGGGGACCCTCGAATTCTACAACTATGTCTCAGAGTAGTCATATTTGTGGAGGCTGCAGTATTCCACCTTTTGCAGCTCATTATGGTTCCCAGCAAGACACAGCTTTTGTAGGTTTCTAGAAAGGTAACACCAACAAAGCAAGATTAAGGCCATTTGGGGCATAACACTTTCACCATATTAAggcaaaaatatttaataactCCTAGCCATAAGAAAACTCAAAAATGGATACTTAAGTTGGGAAAAAACATGTTTGAAGGACCAGATATGCATAACATGGCATTTTCCTGGTCCTGTGTCTGCTTATTCTTTGATTCAAATCTTCGATAGGAAATTATAAGCACAATAAATGTGACAGTAGTTATCCTTTTTGTTTGTTCTTTGATTCAAATCTTCAGTAGGAAATTATTAGCACAATAAATGTGATAGTAGTGATCCAGATGCCCTCTACAGTTCAAGGTGAATAACATAGTCAAGCAAGGGTCGACTGCACATGTTTTCACAAGATGCACCTAATTGGATCATCTTTGATATTACTAGTTACAGTATGGACGCATAATTTTTTATCCTTCTAAAAAAGTTATTAATATCTATAAGAGTATCTCCAAGTTGAGTTTTGCAGGGAAGCCAGGTTTCgaaaaacacacacacagagatatatatatatctttggtAACACCGTGATTCTGATTACAAGCTAATTTTTTGGAGGACTGCCAGTTTTTCATATTAACTCCACCTTGAACCTATTGGTCTCTAATCAATATCAGTTTTAGCAAAAACATCCCCGAAACTGAACAGTTTGTAGTTTGTGCTACCTACAGCAGAATACGCCAAATACGGTAACCACCTGTTACCTGCTTTGTTTAACATTCTTTCCAAAATGGAATTGGCATGTCACTAGAGCCAAAAGCATGCAGTTAGATAGCCAGATGCAACAATAACCTTGCATAAATTG of Phragmites australis chromosome 3, lpPhrAust1.1, whole genome shotgun sequence contains these proteins:
- the LOC133912742 gene encoding probable esterase D14L, which gives rise to MGIVEEAHNLRVVGDGKRGVIVLAHGFGTDQSVWKHLVPHLVTDYRVVLFDTMGAGPTNPDYFDFARYATLEGYALDLLAILQEIGVESCIYVGHSVSAVIGALASISRPDLFTKLVLLSASPRYLNEVDYYGGFEQDELDELFEAMRSNYKAWCSGFAPLCVGGDMESVAVQEFSRTLFNIRPDIALSVAQTIFQSDVRSLLPLVSIPCHIVQSTKDLAVPVVVSEYLHKHLGGDSIVEVMPSEGHLPQLSSPDIVIPVLLRHIHYDIAV